A window of the Henckelia pumila isolate YLH828 chromosome 3, ASM3356847v2, whole genome shotgun sequence genome harbors these coding sequences:
- the LOC140886516 gene encoding glucan endo-1,3-beta-glucosidase-like produces MTKIVLTLFLASCLIGAVLSSRPNFHSNSGQHLPKEWCVIQTGAPPPKMQGFIDYSCGVNDCKLIQPGAACFNPNNLYDHSSFALNQEYRRTGICNRDIGTKTTVDPSYGNCRYT; encoded by the exons ATGACAAAGATTGTCCTAACTTTGTTTCTTGCTAGTTGTCTTATCGGAGCCGTACTCTCCTCTCGTCCCAATTTTCACAGCAATTCTGGCCAG CATTTGCCTAAAGAGTGGTGTGTGATACAAACTGGTGCTCCACCTCCTAAGATGCAAGGATTTATAGATTATTCTTGTGGGGTGAACGATTGCAAACTTATCCAACCAGGTGCGGCGTGCTTCAATCCCAACAACTTATATGATCATTCGTCATTCGCTCTCAACCAAGAGTATCGTCGTACTGGTATTTGCAATCGCGATATTGGAACTAAGACCACCGTTGATCCAT CTTATGGTAATTGTCGCTATACATGA